The Micromonospora sp. NBC_01740 genome includes a window with the following:
- a CDS encoding transcriptional regulator: MRLCVIAGARAISASATILTVATWREGRMKRRPDSDSTAQPAQAGEAAAPEVDVADVRSLRVGFSPRLDGISARHVTTLVELTVELPPIVVQRSSLRVVDGMHRLRAARVRGDRHVPVVYFDGSDADAFVAAVQLNLEDGLPLSARDRLAAAKRILASHPQWSDRRIAAVCGVAAKTVAGLRRRSLDTGHHQDVRIGRDGRRHPVSTEEGRRLAEAIVRREPDASLREVARRSGISVGTAFDVRRKALGGGACVPAGQKAPAPSLAELAAVSSPDGLPVTDQDLAASIRLQLERLRQDPALRYTDHGKALLRLLTGTLAFISQSSNTAGNVPAHCHESLRAVAQACAGGWYQFSQMLPEERRRHRTVGR, encoded by the coding sequence GTGCGACTGTGCGTTATCGCAGGCGCGCGGGCGATCAGCGCCAGCGCAACCATTCTGACTGTGGCGACTTGGCGCGAGGGACGAATGAAGAGACGACCGGATAGCGACTCCACCGCGCAGCCCGCCCAGGCGGGGGAGGCCGCGGCTCCGGAGGTCGACGTGGCCGACGTGCGCTCGTTGCGGGTCGGCTTCTCCCCGAGACTGGACGGGATCAGCGCGAGACACGTCACGACCCTCGTCGAGCTGACCGTCGAGCTGCCACCGATCGTCGTCCAGCGGTCCTCGTTGCGGGTGGTGGACGGCATGCACCGGCTACGGGCCGCGCGTGTGCGGGGTGACCGCCACGTGCCGGTCGTCTACTTCGACGGCTCCGACGCGGATGCCTTCGTGGCCGCGGTGCAGTTGAACCTCGAGGACGGCCTGCCGCTGAGCGCCCGGGACCGGCTGGCCGCTGCCAAGCGGATCCTCGCCTCGCACCCGCAGTGGTCCGACCGCCGGATAGCGGCGGTGTGTGGCGTCGCCGCCAAGACCGTCGCCGGCCTGCGGCGGCGATCCCTGGACACGGGCCACCACCAGGACGTCCGGATCGGCCGGGACGGGCGCCGGCACCCGGTCTCGACGGAAGAGGGCCGGCGGTTGGCCGAGGCGATCGTGCGTCGCGAGCCCGATGCCAGCCTGCGCGAGGTGGCGCGCCGGTCAGGCATCTCGGTCGGGACGGCTTTCGACGTCCGCCGCAAGGCGCTCGGCGGCGGCGCCTGTGTCCCGGCCGGGCAGAAGGCCCCGGCGCCGTCGCTCGCCGAGTTGGCAGCCGTCTCGTCCCCCGACGGGCTGCCGGTGACGGATCAGGATCTCGCCGCCAGCATCCGGCTACAGCTGGAGCGGCTCCGCCAGGATCCCGCGCTGCGCTACACGGACCACGGCAAGGCCCTGCTCCGGCTGCTCACCGGGACGCTCGCCTTCATCTCGCAGTCGTCGAACACCGCTGGCAACGTTCCCGCGCATTGCCACGAGTCGCTTCGGGCTGTCGCCCAGGCCTGCGCGGGGGGCTGGTACCAATTCAGCCAGATGCTGCCCGAGGAGCGCAGACGGCACCGGACGGTCGGGCGTTGA